The Terriglobia bacterium sequence CACGTTTGTCTTTCGCGCCACATGGGACGATCTGAAATCCCATCTGGAAAAAGGACGGCCGCTGATCGTGGCTCTGAGACCCGTGCCGGGCGAGAAAGCCCGGCATTACGTGGTGTTGGCCGGACTCGATTGGGAGCAGAGCCTGGTTCTGGTGAATGATCCGGCGCAGAAGAAGCTGATCAAGGAAGAACGTAGCGCGTTTGAAAAAGAGTGGGCCGCTGTGGGCCGGTGGACTCTGCTGGTGGTACCGGAATAGGTGCGTCGCCTGTCAAACCCGAAGACTTGCCGCGGATTCGTGAAATTACCTGGCATCTTGCTTTGTCTGGCGTTGGCGGGCCCACCGCTCGTCGCTCACGCGCAAAGCGCTCCTTCTGAACAGCAACTCTTTCAACAAGAACGCTGGACGGAACTGGTCCAAATGCTGGAGAAAATCCCACAGCGTTCCGCAGAGCAGGAATTCGAATTCGGCGTTGCCCTGGCCAATCTTTCGCGATGGGATGAAGCGCGGCACGCTCTCGTCGCCGGCAGGCAGCTGGCGCCGCAGGACAAACGCTTTCCCAGCGAACTGGCGGGCATCGAGTTCAAACAGAAGAAATATGGCGCCGCGGCTGCGCATTTGCGCCGCGCACTGCGGCTTGATCCCAAAGATGAATACGCCAATGACTTTCTGGCCACTCTGTATTTCGTCCAGGGAAATGTTGAAGCGGCGGTGAAGTACTGGAACCTCCTGGCCAAACCCCGTCCGGCCGTGGTTGCGGTTCGCAACGATCCCAAGCTGCGCATCCGTCCCGCGCTGCTGGACCATGCGCTGGCTTTCTCTCCAGCCAGCCTGCTCACGCTGGAAGAGCTGCGGACCAGCGAAGCCCGCATGAACAATCTGGAGATATTTCCCAGCTATCGCCTGGATCTGGTGGCCGGCGACGACGGGAAGTTTGACGCGGTGGTCCGCGCGGAAGAGCTGAACGGCTTCGGCAACGGCAAGCTTGACGCGCTTCTGCGCACTTTCAGCGGCTTGGGAAACCAGGAGATCACGCCGGAGTACTACAACCTGAAGCGTTCGGCGATCAACATTGTTTCAGGGTTTCGCTGGGACCCGGACAAACGTCGCGGGAGGATTTCGCTCTCCGGGCCGCTGGGCTTTCGTTCACCGGCCGACCCACGCTGGCGGTATCGCCTGAGCGTGGATGTTCGCAATGAGAATTGGGACATCCGCAACGGCTTTACCGGGCCGGCGCCGGTGCTGGAGTCGCTCAACCTGCGGAAGGAAGTGGGCTCGGTGGAAATCTCGCGCCTCATCGGCTGGCGCTGGAAGTGGACTCTGGGCGCTGAAGTTTCGCATCGCGATTTCCGCAATGTGGTCCCCGTAAGTTCGCTGGGACCGGTGCTCACGACGCAGATGTTGAAGGAGGGCTATCAGCTCAAAGAAACTGCGGCTCTCGACGCGCAACTCTGGCGCTCGGCGGAGCGGCGGATTACCCTCTCCAGCGGCTTGCGTTCGCAAGCGGGACGGCTGTGGTCGCCGCCGGCTGAGGCCTTTGAAAAACTTCAAGCATCACTTGAAGCCCACTGGCTGCCGGACGTGAAAGGTGACGATTACCAGACCTGGTGGCGCTTGCGCGGCGGCAAGACGTTTGGTGACGTCCCGTTTGACGAACTCTTCATGCTCGGCCTGGGCGCGGACAATGACCTGCCCATGCGCGCCCACGTGGGCACGCGCCACGGACGCAAAGGCAGCGCGCCGCTGGGCCGCGACTACGTCCTCAGCAACTGGGAAACCGACAAGAAGATTTATTCCAACGGAATTTTCGCCGTGAAAATGGGGCCGTTTGCGGATGCGGGCCGGATCACGGACCCTGACCCATTATTGACCCAGCGGAAATTGCTGGTGGATGTGGGCGCGCAAGCCAAGGTGCGCATACTGGGTGTGACCGTGGTGCTCGTGTACGGGAAGGACTTGAGGACAGGGAACAATGAGTTCTTTGCGACCTTGGATCGGTAAGCATCATTTCGGCGGTGCTCTAGAATGTCAGTATGCGCGCGCTGATCATCGGAGGAACACGGAACCTGGGACCGTCCATTGTCCAGGCTCTGCTGGAGCAGGGATACGAAATTGCTGTCTTCAATCGCGGCCAGACTCCGGATGACTTGCCGCAAGAAGTAGAGCGGTTGCGTGGCGACCGCAGTGATCCGGCCCAGCTTCGCCGGGCGATAGGCGGCAGAGACTTCGACCTGGTGGTGGACACAACTCTCTACACCGGCGTCGACGCGGAAGCTGCCGTGGACGTGCTCAGTGGACGCGCCGGTCGTTACATCTTCTTAAGCACCGGGCAGGTGTATCTGGTGCGTGTCGGCGCGCAGAGACCGTATAAAGAAGATGATTATCCGGGCGAGGTGATGGCCGAACCGCCGAAGGCGCATGAGTCCGATCACGCCAACTGGCTTTACGGCTTCGACAAGCGCCAGGCGGAAGATGTGTTTGCGCGCGCGTGGCAGGAGAAGAAATTTCCTTACACCAGCCTGCGCTTGCCGATGGTAAATAGCGAGCGCGACCACTACGACCGCATCTATGGCTACTTTCTGCGCTTGCAGGACGGCGGACCGATTCTGATTCCCGACGAAGCCAACCTGCCCGTGCGCCACGTCTACGGCGAAGACGTCGTGCAGGCTATTCTGCGGCTCGCCTCGCAAAGCGATCTGGGCAAAGGCGAGGCTTACAACATTGGACAGGATGAGACGGTGTCACTCGAAGAATTCTTGCAGCTATTGGCGGAGATCGCCGGGCGTCCGCTGAAGCTGGCGCGCGTGCCGCGAGAGAAATTGGACGCGTTGCAATTGCTGCCTGATTGCTCGCCTTTCAGCGGCCGATGGATGTCGTCGCTGGACAACGCGCGCAGCAAACGCGAACTGGGAATGGAATACACGCCGCTGTCCGTTTATGTAAAGAAGCTCGTCGGACATTTTGCCGCCAGCCCGCGGCGGCAGATTGCCGGATATGAGCAGCGGTCCACTGAACTCGGGTTGTCGAGCAACAGGTGAAGGCTGAAGTGTGAGGCCGGGATTCTTGAGCAATCCGGGGCCCATTCCTGCCTGAGCAACCCCAAAACCTCATTAGAAAACCTTCATACCACTCAAACAGGCAGGCACTTCCGCGTGTCTATGTCCGTGATGGCCGTCACATCTCACCGGAGATGTGACTTGCTACCCTCCATGAAGCCTTAAACGCGCTTGCACAAGCAGGTTTGCATGAGTAATGAAGACCGCGAATACACGCCTTCCTGGTTCGGGACTCCGAGCGTGCTTGCATCCTTTCATCAAATGCTCTTGGCGAACCTCTATGATGGCGTCTATCTGGTGGATGCTGACCGGCGCATCATCTCCTGGAACCATGCGGCCGAAGCCCTGACCGGCTATGCGGCCGAGGAAGTCGTCGGCCGCTTGTGCTGTGACAATTTCTTGGCGCACGTGGACGACAACGGCTGCAAGCTCTGTGAGAACGGCTGCCCGTTCACGGCCGCCCTCCAGGACGGCCAAAGCCACGAGTCGGAAGTTTACCTGCGTCACAAACAAGGGCACCGGGTCCCGGTGAGCGCACGAGTTGTCCCTATCATTGGCGACCATGGGCGCGTGCTGGGAGTGGCTCAGATCTTCAGCGATCTGCGGGCCCGGATCATGGAGCGCAGAACGCTGGAGCTGGCCAAATTGGCGTTTCGCGACTTTCTGACCGGCCTTCCCAACCGGCATTACACTGACTTGAAAGTGCACCAGGCGGCGCAAGAAATGGAAGAAGTCGGGCGAGCTTACGGGATACTGATGATTGATCTTGACGAGTTCAAGCGGGTCAACGACCACCACGGCCACGCTGTGGGCGATGATCTCTTGAAATCCGTGGCCCAGACTTTACAGCGAAGCTTGCGTTCCGAGGACCTGGTGGGCCGCTGGGGCGGAGAAGAGTTTCTGGTCATCGTAGCCGACGCAACTCCATCCGGACTGCATGAAGTGGGCGAGCGTTGCCGCAAGCTGATCGCCCACTCCGAAGTCCGTGTGGGAGCCATGGGCCTTTGGGTGACGGCCTCCGTCGGCGGCGCCATCTTACGGAAAGGCGATTCTGTGGACGCGGCCATCGCGCGCGCCGACTCGCTTATGTATCTCAGCAAGAAGAATGGCGGCAACCGGACGAGCGTGGACTTACCCTCCACCGAGTCTGCATCGCGATCCGGCGGAGGGGGCACGGTGTGGATGGAGCTCATCAACCCGTCCTTTGAATAGACACCATTCGGCGGAACCCCTTGCCGCAGACCGGCGACGCACAAACTCTTAAACTCTTCGTTTTCACCTAGCCCAATGCTGGGCGAGTCCTGCGCCTTTACCAACTCTTACTCATCTTTACAATTTTCCAGAGTGGAGCGGGGCCGACGTGTGTTCCTAGTATGCAAAGGGAAGTCAGAAAGGCGTTAACGCCTAAACATAGGCTTGAATGAATCAGGATACGGAGGGAACGTATGCGATATCTGCGAGGGATATTTTTGGGAGCTGCAATGTTGAGTGGAAGCATCGCCTTTGCCGGAGCACAAGCGATTGTCCCGGCGCAGCGGCATTACGATCGTGACGACCGTTACCGCGACCGCAACTACGTTGCTGATTTTGCTCGGCGCATGGGACGCCAGGACGGCTTCAATGACGGCTTGCGAGACCGGCGCACCGGACACAGCTTCCGTCCGACACACGACAGCAGCTACAAGCACGCCGACAACGGTTATGAGTGGCGCTTCGGCAACAAGAACGAGTACAAGGCGTTCTATCGTGAAGGCTACGCGCAAGGGTACGCGCAGGGCTACAACAACGGCCCGTACCAGAGGCGGTAAGCGGCAGCTTCAAAACTCGGGTGCCAAAAGAAGAGACGCGGACCAGCCCGCGTCTCTTTGCTTTTCTCAGGGAGAACTACCAGACTTCGCATTTATCCGCCGGCGGGCGGACCATCGGCGTTCCGGCTTTGCAGGAAAACGCCTCGGCAAACTCGCTGAGGTTGGAAACCGGACCAATCACGCGATACTTGGCGATGGGATGAGGATCGCCCTGGATCATGACCCGTTGCGTTTCCGGACGGATTTCGTCGCCGCGCCACTGTCCCCAGGCGATGAAGAACTGCTGGTCCGGAGTGAAGCCGTCAATGGTCGGGGCCGGGTGCTGCTTCTGGGCTTTCTTGAACGCCAGGTAGGCAATCTTGGCGCCCGCTAGGTCGCCGATGCTTTCACCCAGCACCAGCTTGCCGTTGTGATGGATGTTGGGCTCAATGTAATAGCCTTCAAACTGTTTGACCACGCAGGCAGTGCGCTCTTCAAAATGCTTGAGATCGTCAGGAGTCCACCAGTTGTTGAGGCGGCCCTGGGCGTCAAATTGCGCTCCTGAATCGTCAAAGCCGTGGCTGATTTCGTGGCCAATGACCACGCCGATGCCGCCATAGTTGACGGCGTCAGCGTTCTCCACGCTGAATGACGGCGGCTGGAGAATGCCGGCGGGGAACACGATCTCATTGAGCAGGGGATTGTAATAGGCGTTGGAGGTGGGCGGCGTCATGCCCCAGCGCCCGCGGTCCGTGGCTTTGCCGATCAGGCCGCGGTCTTCTTCCACGTTCCAGCGGACGGCTGCTTCCTGGTTGGCCCAGTACGATTCGCGGCCCAGCTTGATGGCGCTGTAGTCCTTCCACTTGTCGGGGTAACCGATCTTGGGGTTAAAAGTGGAAAGCTTCTCCAAGGCCTTCCTCTTGGTGTCCGGCGTCATCCATTGCAGGCCTTCAATGGTGTCATGCATCGCCGCCAGGATGTTCTGGACCATTTCCTGCGCGCGCTTCTTGGCTTCCGGCGAAAAATACTTCTCCACGTACTTCTGGCCCAGGGCTTCGCCCAGCAGATTGTCCGTGGCTTCCGCGCAGCGTTTCCAGCGGGGCTTGAGTTCCTTGGCGCCGTTGAGATATTGGCCGTAAAACGCAAAGTTCTCATTGACGAAAGGATCGGACAGGCCGTCGGCAGTGGAATGAAGGAACTGCCAGCGCAAATATGTCTTCCAACTAGCGACCGGAGTTTCCTTGAGCTGGCGGTCCACTTCCTGCATGAACTTGGGCTCGTTGACGTTGAGATCGGCGCGGAGAAGCTTGGCGGCGTCAAAATAAGCGTCCCAATCCATGACTGCAGACAGCTTCTTGAGGTCGCCGAACTTCGTTTTGTGGTCGGTAGCCTGGGGATCGCGCAAGGCAACGTTGTCCAGCGAGGCTTCCGCAAGTTTTTTCTCGAACTCAAACACGGTTGTGGCGCCGGCTTTGGCTTTGGCTTCATCGTAACCGGCGAGCTTGAACATGTTGGTTACGTGGACCAGATACTTTTCGCGGGCGTCCACAAAGCGCTTCTCGGTCTTCAGGTAGTAGTCGCGATCCGGTAGCCCGAGGCCGCTGGCGAATACGGTGGCGATGGTGGTGGCGGGTTCGTGGTTATCCGGCTGGGAAACCAGGCCGAAGGGAACAAAGATCCCCAGAGCGTGCATGTGGCGCAGGGTCTTCTGCAGGTCGGCGGGAGTCTTGATGGCGTCAATTTCCGCAAGAAACGGCTGCGCCGGGGCGAGTCCGGCTTTGTTGATGCGCGCTTCATCGGTGCAGGAGCCGTAATAGTCGCCAATAAGTTGCTCAACGCTGCCCTTAGGCCAGTCGGTTTTCTTCGAGACTTCATCCAGAATGACTTTGAGCTGTTCCTTGGCGGCTTCACCGGCCTGCCAGCGGCGGCTCCAGCGCGACATGGACGCAGGGATGGGATTGTTGGCGCGCCACGTCCCGTTGGCAAACTGAAAGAAATCCGTGCAGGGGTCGGTCTTTCGGTCAAGGTCGCCCAGTTCGATTCCACGTTGCGGGGTTTGTTGGGCGAAGGCTGAGGCACAGCTCAGCAGCAGAACTAACGAATACTTCAAAAAACGCATTTAGCGATCCCTCGGCGAGTGAGATGAGAATAACAATCTTAACAAGAACAGAATTCGGACAAGCCCGCAGGTCATCCAATGCGGAAGCCGATCAACCGCCTGCATCGGCACACGATCAGCGTTCGTCAAACCCAAAGGTGTTGGCACGCGCGCAGCAAACCAAGAATATGCTTAGAGACTGCCTTCCTGCCGAAGAGTAACTGAGCCCTTTTCGCTGCGCAGACGCAGGTGCGTGCCACCCTGGTTGACCGTCCCGCGGACGTCACGGTCCCAGCGGCTGCCGGCATGTGAGGCGAGCGGGAAGTCACTGTGGAAACTGGTGCGGCGGCCGCCGGAGAAATCCACGTCAAAACCGGCATTCTTGGGCAGGCGAAGCATGATCTCGCCCTTGTAGGTTTCAAGGCTGGCGCTGTCGCCCAGGGAACGGACGCTGATATCGGCGTCAGCTTTGTAGGACTTGATGTCCAACGCGCCGCGCACGTTCACGTCGCGCAGGCGGATGGAGT is a genomic window containing:
- a CDS encoding C39 family peptidase; protein product: MKQEKDGCGAAVVAMVMQYWAQQRPKSADESPASDAAADPVVIQQALYSAKAKGIYASDMERYLQKHGFRTFVFRATWDDLKSHLEKGRPLIVALRPVPGEKARHYVVLAGLDWEQSLVLVNDPAQKKLIKEERSAFEKEWAAVGRWTLLVVPE
- a CDS encoding tetratricopeptide repeat protein, whose amino-acid sequence is MLEKIPQRSAEQEFEFGVALANLSRWDEARHALVAGRQLAPQDKRFPSELAGIEFKQKKYGAAAAHLRRALRLDPKDEYANDFLATLYFVQGNVEAAVKYWNLLAKPRPAVVAVRNDPKLRIRPALLDHALAFSPASLLTLEELRTSEARMNNLEIFPSYRLDLVAGDDGKFDAVVRAEELNGFGNGKLDALLRTFSGLGNQEITPEYYNLKRSAINIVSGFRWDPDKRRGRISLSGPLGFRSPADPRWRYRLSVDVRNENWDIRNGFTGPAPVLESLNLRKEVGSVEISRLIGWRWKWTLGAEVSHRDFRNVVPVSSLGPVLTTQMLKEGYQLKETAALDAQLWRSAERRITLSSGLRSQAGRLWSPPAEAFEKLQASLEAHWLPDVKGDDYQTWWRLRGGKTFGDVPFDELFMLGLGADNDLPMRAHVGTRHGRKGSAPLGRDYVLSNWETDKKIYSNGIFAVKMGPFADAGRITDPDPLLTQRKLLVDVGAQAKVRILGVTVVLVYGKDLRTGNNEFFATLDR
- a CDS encoding SDR family oxidoreductase, coding for MRALIIGGTRNLGPSIVQALLEQGYEIAVFNRGQTPDDLPQEVERLRGDRSDPAQLRRAIGGRDFDLVVDTTLYTGVDAEAAVDVLSGRAGRYIFLSTGQVYLVRVGAQRPYKEDDYPGEVMAEPPKAHESDHANWLYGFDKRQAEDVFARAWQEKKFPYTSLRLPMVNSERDHYDRIYGYFLRLQDGGPILIPDEANLPVRHVYGEDVVQAILRLASQSDLGKGEAYNIGQDETVSLEEFLQLLAEIAGRPLKLARVPREKLDALQLLPDCSPFSGRWMSSLDNARSKRELGMEYTPLSVYVKKLVGHFAASPRRQIAGYEQRSTELGLSSNR
- a CDS encoding sensor domain-containing diguanylate cyclase, coding for MSNEDREYTPSWFGTPSVLASFHQMLLANLYDGVYLVDADRRIISWNHAAEALTGYAAEEVVGRLCCDNFLAHVDDNGCKLCENGCPFTAALQDGQSHESEVYLRHKQGHRVPVSARVVPIIGDHGRVLGVAQIFSDLRARIMERRTLELAKLAFRDFLTGLPNRHYTDLKVHQAAQEMEEVGRAYGILMIDLDEFKRVNDHHGHAVGDDLLKSVAQTLQRSLRSEDLVGRWGGEEFLVIVADATPSGLHEVGERCRKLIAHSEVRVGAMGLWVTASVGGAILRKGDSVDAAIARADSLMYLSKKNGGNRTSVDLPSTESASRSGGGGTVWMELINPSFE
- a CDS encoding M13 family metallopeptidase, which translates into the protein MRFLKYSLVLLLSCASAFAQQTPQRGIELGDLDRKTDPCTDFFQFANGTWRANNPIPASMSRWSRRWQAGEAAKEQLKVILDEVSKKTDWPKGSVEQLIGDYYGSCTDEARINKAGLAPAQPFLAEIDAIKTPADLQKTLRHMHALGIFVPFGLVSQPDNHEPATTIATVFASGLGLPDRDYYLKTEKRFVDAREKYLVHVTNMFKLAGYDEAKAKAGATTVFEFEKKLAEASLDNVALRDPQATDHKTKFGDLKKLSAVMDWDAYFDAAKLLRADLNVNEPKFMQEVDRQLKETPVASWKTYLRWQFLHSTADGLSDPFVNENFAFYGQYLNGAKELKPRWKRCAEATDNLLGEALGQKYVEKYFSPEAKKRAQEMVQNILAAMHDTIEGLQWMTPDTKRKALEKLSTFNPKIGYPDKWKDYSAIKLGRESYWANQEAAVRWNVEEDRGLIGKATDRGRWGMTPPTSNAYYNPLLNEIVFPAGILQPPSFSVENADAVNYGGIGVVIGHEISHGFDDSGAQFDAQGRLNNWWTPDDLKHFEERTACVVKQFEGYYIEPNIHHNGKLVLGESIGDLAGAKIAYLAFKKAQKQHPAPTIDGFTPDQQFFIAWGQWRGDEIRPETQRVMIQGDPHPIAKYRVIGPVSNLSEFAEAFSCKAGTPMVRPPADKCEVW